In the Mycolicibacter sp. MU0102 genome, one interval contains:
- a CDS encoding GatB/YqeY domain-containing protein yields the protein MAELKSQLRTDLTASMKAQDKLRTATLRMLLAAIQAEEVAGKQARELTDEDVLKVLAREARKRAESATIYTQNGRGDLAAEEHAEARIIDEYLPAPLSDAELADVVDTALAQVAEAIGERPHMKHMGQVMKAATAIAAGKADGSRLSAAVRERL from the coding sequence ATGGCGGAACTCAAATCCCAGTTGCGTACCGATCTCACGGCGTCGATGAAGGCGCAGGACAAGCTGCGCACGGCGACCCTGCGAATGTTGTTGGCCGCGATCCAGGCCGAAGAGGTCGCCGGCAAACAGGCCCGAGAACTTACCGACGAGGACGTCCTGAAGGTGCTGGCACGCGAAGCCCGCAAGCGTGCGGAGTCCGCGACGATCTACACCCAGAACGGCCGGGGTGACCTCGCCGCCGAAGAGCACGCCGAGGCTCGGATCATCGACGAGTACCTTCCGGCGCCGCTCAGCGACGCCGAACTGGCTGACGTCGTCGACACCGCGCTGGCGCAGGTCGCCGAGGCGATCGGGGAGCGGCCGCACATGAAACACATGGGCCAGGTGATGAAGGCCGCCACCGCGATTGCCGCGGGCAAGGCCGATGGTTCGCGGCTGTCGGCCGCGGTCCGCGAACGGCTCTAG